The DNA region GAAGATCCGGCTGGCCGGTACGTCGGCCTGATTCAACTGCTCGATGATGGTGTCCAGAGGCAGCGAGTTGACCCAGCGATCGATCACCCCATAAATTTCGTCGCGACGGCTATCGCGTCCGTCGTTGCTCGCCAACGCAGGGTCGTTGGCCAGGTCCTCGCGACCCATGATCAGCATGAAGCGTTTGAAGATCGCATCGCCATTGGCGCCGATCTGCACATGTTTGCCGTCGGCACTGGTGTGGATCGAGGAGGGCGTAATGCCCGGCATGATGTTGCCGGTGCGCTCGCGGATGAAGCCGAACACGTCGAACTCCGGGACCATGCTTTCCATCATGGCGAAAATCGCTTCATACAGCGCCACATCCACCACTTGGCCGAGTCCACCGTTAACCTCGCGATGACGCAACGCCATCAGCGCACCGATCACGCCCCAGAGCGCGGCAATCGAGTCACCGATGGAAATACCGGTGCGCACCGGTGGCCGGTCTTCGAACCCGGTGATGTAGCGCAGACCGCCCATGGATTCACCGACGGCGCCAAAGCCTGGTTGATCTTTCATCGGCCCGGTCTGGCCGAAACCCGAGAGGCGCACCATCACCAGTTTCGGGTTCAGAGCGTGCAAGACTTCCCAGCCCAGACCGAGTTTTTCCAACACGCCTGGGCGAAAGTTCTCGATCAGGATGTCCGCTTCGCTGAGCAGTTTTTTCAGGATCGCCAGGCCGTCGGGGTGTTTGAGGTTCAGGGTCAGGGATTTCTTGTTGCGCGCCTGGACGAACCACCACAGCGAGGTGCCTTCATACAGTTTTCGCCATTTGCGCAACGGATCGCCGCCATCGGGGGACTCGATTTTGATCACCTCGGCACCGAACTCGCCGCAAATGCGCGAGGCAAACGGCCCGGCGATCAGCGTACCCAATTCAATGACTTTCAGACCTGAGAGCGGTTTTCCGGTGAGCGGCATACTGGATCCTGTAGGACAAAGGTTGAGCGAATACAGGGTTTTAACATAGCCGAACGTCAGACGACCAAGGTTGATCGCCTTCAATTCGTGGATTGCCTACCGCATCGGTTAGACTTGCCGCCTTTCCCCGTATCAAGAAGCCCGTTCATGGCCCAGCCGTCCACGACCTACAAGTTTGAACTGAACCTTACCGACCTCGACCGCAGCGTGTACGAGAGCGTGAAGCAGACCATCGCCCGTCACCCTTCGGAAACCGAAGAGCGCATGACCGTGCGGCTGCTGGCCTACGCCTTTTGGTACAACGAGCAGTTGTCGTTCGGTCGCGGTCTGTCAGACGTGGACGAACCAGCCCTGTGGGAAAAGAGCCTGGACGACCGTGTTCTGCACTGGATTGAAGTCGGCCAGCCAGACGCCGATCGCCTGACCTGGTGCTCTCGTCGCACCGAGCGCACCAGCCTGCTGGCTTACGGCAGCCTGCGCGTCTGGGAGACCAAAGTGATCCCGGCGATCAAGAACCTGAAAAACGTGCACATCGCTGCTGTTCCACAGGAAGTGCTGGAAACCCTGGCCAAGGACATGCCCCGCGTTATCAAGTGGGACGTGATGATCAGCGAAGGGACGATTTTTGTCACCGACGACCGTGGTCAGCATGAAGTCCAGTTGCAATGGCTGAGCGGCGAGCGCGGCTGATTATTCGCTGCTGGTCCGCGTTATCCGCTTTTATCCTACGTATTCAAGAGAAGCACCTGTCACCCCATGCGCATCGAACCTCGCCTGTTGCCCGACACCCTGCCATTCCTCGGTGATCTGCCGCCGCTGCTGACCCGTCTGTACGCGGCGCGGGGCGTGCAGTCCGAGGCTGAACTGGACAAGAGCCTGGCGCGGTTGATTCCATTCCAGCAACTCAAAGGCATCGATGCAGCGGTGGATTTGCTGGTGACGGCGCTGGAGCAGCGTCAGCGGATTCTGATTGTCGGTGACTTCGACGCCGATGGCGCGACGGCCAGTACCGTGGGCATGTTGGGTTTGCGCCTGCTGGGCGCGGCGCACGTCGACTATTTGGTGCCGAATCGATTCGAGTACGGCTACGGCCTGACGCCGGAAATCGTCGAAGTGGCGCTGACCCGTACACCACAGTTGCTGATCACTGTGGACAACGGTATCTCCAGCGTTGAAGGCGTGGCGGCGGCGAAAAAGGCCGGGCTCCAGGTGCTGGTCACCGACCACCACTTGCCCGGTGACGAATTGCCGCTGGCCGATGCCATCGTCAATCCGAACCAGCCAGGTTGCGAGTTCCCGAGCAAGGCGCTGGCCGGCGTCGGGGTGATTTTCTATGTGCTGATGGCCCTGCGTGCGCGTTTGCGCAGCCTCGGCTGGTACGAGAGCAAGCCGCAGCCGAACATCGGCGAGTTGCTGGACTTGGTGGCGCTGGGCAGCGTCGCCGACGTGGTACCGCTGGATGCCAACAACCGGATACTGGTGCACCAAGGCCTGGAGCGGATTCGCGCCGGGCGCGCGCGGCCGGGGATCAAGGCGATCCTCGAAGTCGCCAAGCGTGACCACACGCGCATCACCTCTACTGACCTGGGTTTCATTGTTGGCCCGCGTCTGAACGCGGCGGGGCGTCTGGATGACATGAGCCTGGGCATCGAATGCCTGCTCACCGAAGACGCTGGTCTGGCGCGTGAAATGGCCGCTCAACTCGACGGCATGAACCAGGACCGTAAATCCATTGAGCAGGGCATGCAGCGTGAAGCACTGGCTCAACTGAAGGATTTGCCGGTCGAGTCGATGCCGTTCGGCTTGTGCCTGTTCGATCCCGAGTGGCACCAGGGTGTCATCGGAATCCTCGCATCGCGTATGAAAGATCGCTATTTCCGTCCGACCATTGCCTTTGCCGATGCCGGCGATGGCTTGCTCAAGGGCTCGGGGCGTTCGGTTCAGGGGTTTCATATTCGCGACGCGTTGAGCGTGGTGGCGGCGCAGCATCCGAATCTGATCAGCAAATACGGCGGCCATGCCATGGCCGCCGGCCTGACGCTGCCGGAAGCGAATTTTCCGTTGTTCGCCGAAGCCTTTGACGCGGAAGTGCGTAGGCAATTGCGCGAAGAAGACCTGACCGGGCGCCTGCTGTCGGACGGCACCCTGGCGGTCGAGGAATTCCACCTGGAACTGGCCCGCGCCCTGCGCCATGCTGGACCTTGGGGGCAGCACTTCCCGGAGCCGCTGTTCCACGGCGTGTTCCAGTTGGTCGAGCAGCGAGTGGTCGGCGAGCGGCACCTCAAAGTGGTGCTGAAGAGTGAATGTGGTTCGGTGAAGCTGGATGGCATTGCCTTCGGAATCGACCGCGACATCTGGCCGAATCCGACCATCAAATGGGTGGAATTGGCCTACAAACTCGACCTCAACGAGTTCCGTGGCAACGAGACGGTGCAGTTGATGATTGCCCACATCGAA from Pseudomonas sp. ACM7 includes:
- a CDS encoding YaeQ family protein; the encoded protein is MAQPSTTYKFELNLTDLDRSVYESVKQTIARHPSETEERMTVRLLAYAFWYNEQLSFGRGLSDVDEPALWEKSLDDRVLHWIEVGQPDADRLTWCSRRTERTSLLAYGSLRVWETKVIPAIKNLKNVHIAAVPQEVLETLAKDMPRVIKWDVMISEGTIFVTDDRGQHEVQLQWLSGERG
- the recJ gene encoding single-stranded-DNA-specific exonuclease RecJ; this encodes MRIEPRLLPDTLPFLGDLPPLLTRLYAARGVQSEAELDKSLARLIPFQQLKGIDAAVDLLVTALEQRQRILIVGDFDADGATASTVGMLGLRLLGAAHVDYLVPNRFEYGYGLTPEIVEVALTRTPQLLITVDNGISSVEGVAAAKKAGLQVLVTDHHLPGDELPLADAIVNPNQPGCEFPSKALAGVGVIFYVLMALRARLRSLGWYESKPQPNIGELLDLVALGSVADVVPLDANNRILVHQGLERIRAGRARPGIKAILEVAKRDHTRITSTDLGFIVGPRLNAAGRLDDMSLGIECLLTEDAGLAREMAAQLDGMNQDRKSIEQGMQREALAQLKDLPVESMPFGLCLFDPEWHQGVIGILASRMKDRYFRPTIAFADAGDGLLKGSGRSVQGFHIRDALSVVAAQHPNLISKYGGHAMAAGLTLPEANFPLFAEAFDAEVRRQLREEDLTGRLLSDGTLAVEEFHLELARALRHAGPWGQHFPEPLFHGVFQLVEQRVVGERHLKVVLKSECGSVKLDGIAFGIDRDIWPNPTIKWVELAYKLDLNEFRGNETVQLMIAHIEPR
- a CDS encoding CaiB/BaiF CoA-transferase family protein, coding for MPLTGKPLSGLKVIELGTLIAGPFASRICGEFGAEVIKIESPDGGDPLRKWRKLYEGTSLWWFVQARNKKSLTLNLKHPDGLAILKKLLSEADILIENFRPGVLEKLGLGWEVLHALNPKLVMVRLSGFGQTGPMKDQPGFGAVGESMGGLRYITGFEDRPPVRTGISIGDSIAALWGVIGALMALRHREVNGGLGQVVDVALYEAIFAMMESMVPEFDVFGFIRERTGNIMPGITPSSIHTSADGKHVQIGANGDAIFKRFMLIMGREDLANDPALASNDGRDSRRDEIYGVIDRWVNSLPLDTIIEQLNQADVPASRIFSAEDMFSDPQYLAREMFLKAKLPDGKDFKMPGIVPKLSETPGTSEWVGPQLGEHNAQVLNDLGYDKEQIAKLREDGAI